Proteins encoded by one window of Desulfatiglans sp.:
- a CDS encoding glycosyltransferase family 9 protein: MAKRPWHSIIRRSLSKSLNAFLCRIINTKIEYDKIDAKEINRILIIRLNHRIGNALFLTPLIKALEKKLPNAKIDLLLGADFSDLIGRMTNVNKIYCANSRLIKRPFKLFALIKELNKNGYDLTISPAKSSGSSNIMQASVKARYKLSFRVENIINFANIVVDLPETKHAALLPLAVMEAFAGERLTYEPYLDISLFDDEKAQGKEILAQLIGEDNIDDKTIIGIFRDARYEKKIADKYWLEYINKLLATGNPYIFVDIIAPDGKAVSDDIKSISFENLRELASFMAALDFFICADTGPMHLASAAKTNIIALFNNTSPEAYGPLGKNDRVIDINNKNMDEVLAETVSILNY; this comes from the coding sequence ATGGCAAAAAGACCATGGCATTCAATAATCAGACGTTCCCTGTCTAAATCTTTAAATGCCTTTTTATGCAGGATCATAAATACAAAAATAGAATATGATAAGATTGATGCAAAGGAGATAAACAGGATATTGATAATCAGGCTCAACCATCGTATTGGCAATGCCCTTTTTTTAACTCCTCTTATTAAGGCCCTGGAAAAAAAGTTGCCCAACGCCAAAATAGATCTCCTATTAGGGGCTGATTTCAGTGACCTAATAGGGAGAATGACTAATGTTAACAAAATCTATTGTGCCAATTCCCGCCTTATAAAAAGACCATTCAAGTTATTTGCTTTAATAAAAGAGCTGAATAAGAATGGGTATGATCTTACTATCTCTCCGGCAAAAAGTTCAGGAAGCAGTAATATTATGCAGGCATCTGTTAAAGCAAGATATAAATTAAGTTTTAGAGTGGAAAATATTATTAATTTCGCAAATATTGTTGTTGATTTACCTGAGACAAAACATGCCGCATTATTACCTTTAGCCGTGATGGAGGCATTTGCCGGAGAAAGATTAACCTATGAACCATACCTTGATATTTCACTATTTGATGATGAGAAAGCACAAGGTAAAGAGATATTAGCGCAGCTTATTGGTGAGGATAATATCGATGACAAGACAATAATAGGGATTTTTCGCGATGCCCGATATGAAAAAAAAATAGCTGATAAATACTGGCTGGAATATATCAATAAGTTATTAGCAACAGGGAATCCTTATATATTTGTGGATATAATAGCCCCCGACGGAAAGGCTGTCAGTGATGATATAAAATCGATTTCATTTGAAAATTTAAGAGAACTGGCATCTTTTATGGCTGCTTTGGATTTTTTTATCTGTGCAGACACCGGCCCCATGCATCTGGCATCAGCAGCAAAAACTAACATTATTGCCCTGTTTAATAATACATCCCCTGAAGCCTATGGACCTCTTGGTAAAAATGACAGGGTGATTGATATAAATAATAAAAATATGGATGAGGTTTTGGCTGAAACAGTATCTATTTTAAATTATTAG